A window of Streptomyces sp. DG1A-41 contains these coding sequences:
- a CDS encoding sugar ABC transporter permease encodes MSAADTTTPAKVPPPRQAPPPPGMADTSRRPRTSSPAAVPWLLLAPCLLILALVMGYPLARLVTLSFQKFGQSQLWGFQPAESVGFDNFAEVLGDGEFWTVVVRTIVFAAGAVVFTMVVGMAIALLLQRVSGWLKVLINIVLVASWGMPVLVATTVFKWLFDSDYGVFNALLSKLPGVEMIGHNWFASGPEGLAVVMLLVVWGAVPFVVITLSAGLTQVPKELEEAARLDGAGSWGVFRHVTLPVLKPIIVMLTTLSVIWDMGVFPQVFVMRNGHPEPEFQVLNTYSYDRAFVVNDYAQGSAIALITVLLLLGVVAVYMRQMLKIGEVE; translated from the coding sequence ATGAGTGCCGCAGACACCACCACCCCCGCCAAGGTGCCGCCACCGCGGCAGGCACCGCCGCCACCGGGCATGGCGGACACGTCCCGTAGGCCACGGACGTCGAGCCCGGCCGCGGTCCCCTGGCTGCTGCTCGCGCCCTGCCTGCTGATCCTGGCCCTGGTCATGGGCTATCCGCTGGCCCGACTGGTCACCCTGTCCTTCCAGAAGTTCGGACAGTCCCAGCTGTGGGGCTTCCAGCCGGCCGAGTCGGTCGGGTTCGACAACTTCGCGGAGGTGCTGGGCGACGGCGAGTTCTGGACCGTCGTGGTCCGCACGATCGTCTTCGCGGCCGGGGCCGTCGTCTTCACGATGGTCGTCGGCATGGCGATCGCCCTGCTGCTCCAGCGGGTCTCCGGCTGGCTGAAGGTGCTCATCAACATCGTGCTGGTGGCGAGCTGGGGCATGCCCGTGCTCGTGGCGACCACGGTCTTCAAGTGGCTCTTCGACTCGGACTACGGGGTCTTCAACGCGCTGCTCAGCAAGCTGCCCGGCGTCGAGATGATCGGCCACAACTGGTTCGCGAGCGGGCCCGAGGGCCTGGCCGTGGTCATGCTGCTGGTGGTGTGGGGAGCCGTGCCGTTCGTGGTCATCACGCTCAGCGCGGGTCTCACCCAGGTGCCGAAGGAGCTGGAGGAGGCGGCTCGCCTGGACGGCGCCGGCTCCTGGGGCGTCTTCCGCCATGTCACCCTGCCCGTCCTGAAGCCGATCATCGTGATGCTCACGACCCTGTCGGTCATCTGGGACATGGGTGTCTTCCCCCAGGTGTTCGTCATGCGGAACGGTCACCCCGAGCCGGAGTTCCAGGTCCTCAACACCTACTCCTACGACCGGGCGTTCGTGGTCAACGACTACGCCCAGGGCTCGGCCATCGCGCTGATCACCGTCCTGCTGCTGCTCGGCGTGGTCGCCGTCTACATGCGGCAGATGCTGAAGATCGGAGAGGTCGAATGA
- a CDS encoding carbohydrate ABC transporter permease — protein sequence MSSTLTGRRAPKLWWNVLGLLVLVTAGFPLYWMLNTAFKPAEDAIDPDPSLLPTGVTFANFGRALDIADFWGPVGRSMVVSLAVVVIGLAVGLLAALAISRFAFRGRKIVIVGILAVQTVPLVAMIIPVFLLLNDLGQYDRLTGLIITYLTFILPFTVWTLRGFIVNIPRELEEAAMVDGCSRTSAFLRVVFPLLAPGMVATSVYGFIQAWNEYLYALMLLSQRNQTATVWLGNFTTKHGTEYAPMMAGATMMAVPIVALFLLVQRKMAAGLTAGAVKG from the coding sequence ATGAGCAGCACGCTGACCGGCCGCCGGGCGCCGAAGCTCTGGTGGAACGTCCTCGGCCTCCTGGTCCTCGTCACCGCGGGCTTTCCGCTCTACTGGATGCTCAACACGGCGTTCAAACCCGCCGAGGACGCCATCGACCCGGACCCGAGCCTGCTGCCGACCGGCGTCACCTTCGCCAACTTCGGCCGGGCGCTGGACATCGCCGACTTCTGGGGCCCGGTGGGCCGCAGCATGGTGGTGTCGCTGGCGGTGGTCGTCATCGGCCTGGCCGTGGGGCTGCTGGCCGCGCTCGCCATCTCGCGCTTCGCCTTCCGCGGCCGCAAGATCGTGATCGTGGGCATCCTCGCCGTCCAGACGGTCCCGCTGGTCGCCATGATCATCCCGGTTTTCCTGCTGCTCAACGACCTGGGCCAGTACGACCGGCTGACCGGCCTCATCATCACGTACCTGACCTTCATCCTCCCGTTCACCGTGTGGACGCTGAGGGGCTTCATCGTCAACATCCCGAGGGAACTGGAGGAGGCGGCCATGGTCGACGGCTGCTCCCGCACGAGTGCCTTCCTCCGGGTGGTCTTCCCGCTCCTGGCCCCCGGCATGGTCGCCACCTCGGTCTACGGCTTCATCCAGGCCTGGAACGAGTACCTGTACGCCCTGATGCTGCTCAGCCAGAGAAACCAGACGGCGACCGTGTGGCTCGGCAACTTCACCACCAAGCACGGCACTGAATACGCCCCGATGATGGCCGGCGCCACGATGATGGCCGTGCCGATCGTCGCCCTCTTCCTCCTCGTCCAGCGCAAGATGGCCGCGGGCCTGACCGCGGGCGCCGTGAAGGGATGA